One segment of Deltaproteobacteria bacterium DNA contains the following:
- the galT gene encoding galactose-1-phosphate uridylyltransferase, translating into MTELRKDPIVGRWVIISTERAKRPHEFPQESPPRREGVCPLCPGSERMTPPEILAYRQGGAPNDPNWTLRVVSNKFPALRIEGDLGKAADGIYDRMNGIGAHEVVIESERHDVDLFDLPEKRFEDVLWAFRDRLLDLKKDRRFKSVIIFKNHGAAAGASLAHTHSQLIALPVVPKRVMEEMNGCREYYRFRDRCVFCDIIVQEMEQKVRIVEETGEFLAFAPYAPRFPFETWIVPKRHQCAYEMIESDQARALAAVFRRTLRRLNLALENPPFNFIVHSAPFQEGAVDFFHWHIEIMPKLTKVAGFEWGSGFYINPTPPEESAKYMRELPE; encoded by the coding sequence ATGACGGAGCTTCGCAAAGACCCGATCGTGGGCCGCTGGGTCATCATATCGACCGAGCGCGCCAAGCGGCCCCACGAGTTCCCCCAGGAATCCCCCCCGCGCCGCGAGGGGGTCTGCCCCCTCTGCCCCGGCAGCGAACGGATGACCCCCCCGGAGATCCTGGCCTACCGCCAGGGCGGGGCGCCCAACGACCCGAACTGGACGCTTCGCGTCGTCTCCAACAAGTTCCCCGCCCTGCGCATCGAGGGGGATCTCGGGAAGGCGGCCGACGGGATCTACGACCGGATGAACGGGATCGGCGCGCACGAGGTCGTGATCGAGTCGGAGCGGCACGACGTCGACCTGTTCGACCTTCCGGAGAAGCGGTTCGAGGACGTCCTGTGGGCGTTCCGCGACCGACTCCTCGACCTGAAGAAGGACCGCCGGTTCAAGTCGGTCATCATCTTCAAGAACCACGGGGCGGCGGCGGGAGCGTCCCTCGCCCACACCCACTCCCAGCTCATCGCCCTCCCCGTCGTCCCGAAGCGGGTGATGGAGGAGATGAACGGGTGCCGGGAGTATTACCGGTTCCGCGACCGGTGCGTCTTCTGCGACATCATCGTCCAGGAGATGGAGCAGAAGGTGCGGATCGTCGAGGAGACCGGCGAATTCCTGGCGTTCGCGCCGTACGCCCCCCGGTTCCCGTTCGAGACCTGGATCGTGCCGAAGCGCCACCAGTGCGCGTACGAGATGATCGAGTCGGACCAGGCGCGGGCGCTGGCCGCCGTCTTCCGGCGGACGCTGCGGCGGCTCAACCTCGCCCTGGAGAACCCGCCGTTCAATTTCATCGTCCACAGCGCCCCGTTCCAGGAAGGGGCGGTCGATTTCTTCCACTGGCACATCGAGATCATGCCGAAACTGACCAAGGTCGCGGGGTTCGAATGGGGATCCGGCTTCTACATCAACCCGACGCCGCCCGAGGAATCGGCGAAGTACATGCGCGAACTGCCCGAGTGA
- the dksA gene encoding RNA polymerase-binding protein DksA, whose translation MDRSVVERCREELQRQLDELMAGAERTVVDMTTVGEENFPDPTDRALLESNRNFTLRLRDRDRKLLAKIKEAIKRIEAGTFGTCDGCGGEIEEKRLIARPVTSLCIDCKTVAEEEEVK comes from the coding sequence ATGGATCGCAGTGTCGTCGAACGGTGCCGCGAGGAGCTGCAGCGGCAACTGGACGAACTGATGGCGGGGGCCGAGCGGACCGTCGTCGACATGACGACCGTCGGCGAGGAGAACTTCCCCGATCCCACCGATCGCGCGCTCCTCGAGTCGAACCGCAACTTCACCCTCCGCCTCCGCGACCGGGACCGGAAGCTGCTGGCCAAGATCAAGGAGGCCATCAAGCGGATCGAGGCCGGCACGTTCGGAACCTGCGACGGGTGCGGGGGAGAGATCGAGGAGAAGCGGCTGATCGCCCGGCCGGTGACCTCCCTCTGCATCGACTGCAAGACCGTCGCGGAGGAAGAAGAGGTCAAGTAG